The DNA sequence TAGTATTTAAAATATATGAAGATGATAGTTTTGATTTAGATATGCTTTATTATGATGTTGATAGAATAAGGTATATGGAAGATAGAAATCCAATTTGTAAGAATTTATTAAATAAAGGAAAATTTAGATAGAGGTGTTTAAAATGAATGAAATAATTAAATTATTTGAGAGAAGAAAATCAGTAAGAAACTTTACTGGAGAGAAAGTAGATAAAAAAGATTTAGAATTAATATTAAGAACATTACTTAGAATGCCAAATTCAAGAAATTTACAAAAGTTATCTTTTGTTGTTGTACAAGATAAGGAAAAAATAGAAAAACTTGCCGAGTATTGTGGAAAACAAAAACAGGTTGCTACAGCAGATACATTTATTATCATAGTTGGTGATTATAGTAAATTAATAGGTTCTTTAAAATCTAAAGGAGAAGAAGTGGAAGAAAATATATTCTCAACTTCTATAATCGCTGATATGTTTGGAGATGCTGGAATAGCTGCAGGGACTATAGATATATTAGGAAATTCATTAGGCTATGGTTCAACTATTATAGGGGGTGTATTTAGTGTTGCTCCTTTAGAAATAGCAAAATTATTGAAATTACCTAAACATACTTTCCCTATTTATGGAGTAACTTTAGGAGTTCCAGAAGAATTTGTTAAAAATAGTCCACTTAAACCTAGAACTAAATTTGAAAATGTAGTATTTTTTGAAGAATATGATAAAGAAAAAGCTATAGAGGGTGTAGTAGATTATAACGAGGAATTAAATAAATATTGGGAAAGCATTAATGTTAATTTACCAGCACATTTAGATGTAGTTAAATCATATTTAGATGGAGTAAATAATGAATTTTTAACAGAATTTATGAAACAACAGGGATTTAAAAAATAATGGAAAAACAGGAAATGCTTTTAGATATAGATGAATTAATAAATCATTTAGAAAAAAAGAATGTTAAGTTTAAAGATAAGGAAAAAGCAAAAGAAATTTTATCTAGTTTAGGATATTTTAAATTAAAAGAATTTTCATATATTTATAGAGATAAAACTGGAAGATATTTTGATAATACATATTTTGAAAATTTCGTTGATAATTTCTATCTTGATAAAAAATTAAGATTAGAGATATTATCATTAATTGAATATATTGAAATATATCTTAAAACAAAACTTGTAAAAATACTTGGTAAAAAAGGTGCTTATACTTATTTAGATTTTTCTAAATGGATAAATAGAGAAGCAGATCTTGAAAGTGTTAAAAGAATACATCAGAAAATACTTAAAAAGAATGATAAAATAGTAAATATGGAATATTTTGATAAAAAGGTAGTAAGTCTTTATGTAGAAAAATACAAAAAGAAAGTTTTACCTATATGGGTAATAATGGAAACATTAACTCTAGGAGAAGTAAAAGAAATGCTTAATGTTGCATATCCTAAAATATTTGAAAATATGTATTTAGATATATATTTAGAATATGATGAATTTTTAAGTAAGTTAGAAATTATTAAAGATGTTAGAAATATGGCAGCACATAATAATGATGTATTAACAGAAACATATAGTGTTGGAAATATTATTGATGTTATAGAAATAATATTACATTTTTGTAAAAGCATAGATATAGATATTGATTATAGTGGAATTAAAAATATCTTATTAGAAATAGAAGATAAAACATATTGGTTTAAAAATATATCTAAGAAATATATAGAGGAATTGATTGATAGGAGTAAATGATGAAAAGGAGTATCAAAGGATTAATCGCACTTATACTAACTTTTGGTTTATTAAGTTGTATTAATGATAAAGCTAATGAAAATATATCGGAAAATACAAGTGTTGAAAAATCTGTTGAAGAAAAAGTTGAAAAAGAAGAAATGCCTGTAGAAAAGGAAAAACAGGAAGAAAAAAAGGTTGAAAAAGAAGAGAAAAAAGAAGAAATTAAAGAAAAAATAGTTACAGAATCAAGTGATATATTAAGGTATCATTATAGGAAAATTGCAAAGACTATAGATTCAAGTATTAGTTTTGAGGGAGTAAACATTAAAAAATATAGAATTACTGATGATGAAATATATTTTGGAGATAATGAAGAATTGGTACTTAATTTAGAAAAGTTTAAAGCAATATTTAAATCTGGTGTAGGACTTCCCTCGTTATATAACGGAGAGAGATTAATTCCTAAAAAAAGGGAAGTAGACATGTCTAAGAAACACATAGTGTTTACTTTTGATGATGGGCCTAGGAATAAGTATCATGAATTAATAAGAGAAGTATTTAATGAATATGACCAAACAGCATCTTTTTTTCTATTAGGAGAAGTGATTAAAAGAAATTCTGATATGGTTGTAAAAACATATTTAGACGGGCATGAAATCATGGGACATTCATATACACACCCTAATTTAACCAAGTTAAGTCCAGAAAGAATTTGGAAAGAATATCAGAGCTGTAATGATGAAATTTTTAAGGTTATAGGGTTAGATGTTAAATATTTAAGACCACCTTATGGTGCAGTTAATCAAAAGGTTAGAGATGTAGTAGGAGGTAGAAAAAACATAGTATTATGGGATGTTGATTCTGAAGATTGGAAAAGTAGAAATGTAGAAACAATAATCTCAAGAGTTTTACCTGTAGTTAAGGACGGAGATGTAGTATTATTCCATGACCTATATTTAGAATCATATGAGGCTATAAAATATATGGTTCCAATATTAATAGAACAAGGATATCAGTTTATTAGTTACGAAGATATGATAAAAATTAAAAATAGATAGGAGGATTAATCTATGGAAAATGTATACTTTTGGTTATCTTTATTTATAGTATTTACTGTAATTGAGATTACGACATATAATTTGGTAACGATATGGTTTTCTTTTGCATCGTTAATAGTTACCTTAATAGCTATATTTTTTAAAAATACCGCATTAGAAATATTTATTTTTTCTGTATTAGTTACAATTTTCTTAATATATACAAGACCTATACTAAATAAATATTTCATAAAAGAAAAATTTCATTCAGATTTTAAGGGTACTAAGGTAAGTATAATAGATATAGAAAATGGAAATTATGTTGTTAAATTTAAGGGAAGTAAATGGACTGCTATATCAGATGAAGAATTTAATATAGGGGATATTGCAATAATTAATGGTTTTGATGGGAACAAAATATTAATAAACAAATAGAAAGAGGTATAAATTATGATTATGATGATATTTGGTATAATTTTACTATTAGTAGCTATGATAGCAATTTCAGGAATTAGAATAGTTCCAGAATCTTATGTGTATGTTATAGAAAGACTTGGTAAATATTCACAAACATTAGAGTCTGGATTAAGTTTTATTAATCCTTTAATAGATAGAGTTGCTAAAAAAGTTACTTTAAAAGAACAAGTAGTAGATTTTGATCCACAAGGTGTGATAACTAAAGATAATGCAACTATGCAAATTGATACAGTTGTGTATTTTCAAATTACAGATCCTAAATTATTTACTTATGGAGTTGAAAGACCTATAGCAGCTATAGAAAATTTAACTGCAACAACTTTAAGAAATATTATAGGGGATATGACAGTTGACCAAACTCTTACAAGTAGAGATGTTATTAACTCTAAGATGAGAATGGAACTTGATGAGGCAACAGATCCATGGGGAATTAAGGTTAATCGTGTTGAATTAAAAAGTATAATACCTCCAACAGAAATTAGAATAGCTATGGAAAAAGAAATGAAAGCAGAACGTGAAAAAAGAGCAAAAATTCTTGAGGCACAAGCACAAAAAGAAAGTGCAATTCTAGTGGCAGAGGGAGAAAAAACTGCTGCAATATTAAGAGCAGAGGCTAAAAAAGAAGTAAGCATTAAAGAGGCTGAGGGTAGAGCAAAAGCTATAATTGCATTAAAAGAAGCTGAAGCAGATGGTATAAGAATATTAAATTCATCAGCACCAAGCAAAGAAATACTTGCATTAAGATCACTTGAAAGTTTAGAAAAAGTATCACAAGGAGAGGCTACAAAGATATTTATACCTAGTGAATTACAAAATTTAACTTCATTACTTGCAGGGATTAGAGAAATAAAGTGATGTAATGATAAAAGATTTTAGTGTAAAATATAAGATAGTTCTTTTTATTTCAGTTTTATTAGGAATATTAGCAACAGAGATTGTAGTAGGATTTATTGAGGGTGTTGTAGCTGCAATAAAGAATAGAGAGATTAGCCAATACAATATTACATTTATATCTAGTATAATTTCAATTTTTGTAATTTATTTCATTTTTAAAAAATTTAAAATAAAAATTTTTGAAGAAGATAAATTAACATTAACGAAAGCTATATCAGTAATTATCGCTACAATAATATTAAGTAAAGTTATA is a window from the Streptobacillus ratti genome containing:
- a CDS encoding nitroreductase family protein, giving the protein MNEIIKLFERRKSVRNFTGEKVDKKDLELILRTLLRMPNSRNLQKLSFVVVQDKEKIEKLAEYCGKQKQVATADTFIIIVGDYSKLIGSLKSKGEEVEENIFSTSIIADMFGDAGIAAGTIDILGNSLGYGSTIIGGVFSVAPLEIAKLLKLPKHTFPIYGVTLGVPEEFVKNSPLKPRTKFENVVFFEEYDKEKAIEGVVDYNEELNKYWESINVNLPAHLDVVKSYLDGVNNEFLTEFMKQQGFKK
- a CDS encoding polysaccharide deacetylase family protein, encoding MKRSIKGLIALILTFGLLSCINDKANENISENTSVEKSVEEKVEKEEMPVEKEKQEEKKVEKEEKKEEIKEKIVTESSDILRYHYRKIAKTIDSSISFEGVNIKKYRITDDEIYFGDNEELVLNLEKFKAIFKSGVGLPSLYNGERLIPKKREVDMSKKHIVFTFDDGPRNKYHELIREVFNEYDQTASFFLLGEVIKRNSDMVVKTYLDGHEIMGHSYTHPNLTKLSPERIWKEYQSCNDEIFKVIGLDVKYLRPPYGAVNQKVRDVVGGRKNIVLWDVDSEDWKSRNVETIISRVLPVVKDGDVVLFHDLYLESYEAIKYMVPILIEQGYQFISYEDMIKIKNR
- a CDS encoding SPFH domain-containing protein, which encodes MMIMMIFGIILLLVAMIAISGIRIVPESYVYVIERLGKYSQTLESGLSFINPLIDRVAKKVTLKEQVVDFDPQGVITKDNATMQIDTVVYFQITDPKLFTYGVERPIAAIENLTATTLRNIIGDMTVDQTLTSRDVINSKMRMELDEATDPWGIKVNRVELKSIIPPTEIRIAMEKEMKAEREKRAKILEAQAQKESAILVAEGEKTAAILRAEAKKEVSIKEAEGRAKAIIALKEAEADGIRILNSSAPSKEILALRSLESLEKVSQGEATKIFIPSELQNLTSLLAGIREIK
- a CDS encoding NfeD family protein gives rise to the protein MENVYFWLSLFIVFTVIEITTYNLVTIWFSFASLIVTLIAIFFKNTALEIFIFSVLVTIFLIYTRPILNKYFIKEKFHSDFKGTKVSIIDIENGNYVVKFKGSKWTAISDEEFNIGDIAIINGFDGNKILINK
- a CDS encoding Abi family protein, with the translated sequence MEKQEMLLDIDELINHLEKKNVKFKDKEKAKEILSSLGYFKLKEFSYIYRDKTGRYFDNTYFENFVDNFYLDKKLRLEILSLIEYIEIYLKTKLVKILGKKGAYTYLDFSKWINREADLESVKRIHQKILKKNDKIVNMEYFDKKVVSLYVEKYKKKVLPIWVIMETLTLGEVKEMLNVAYPKIFENMYLDIYLEYDEFLSKLEIIKDVRNMAAHNNDVLTETYSVGNIIDVIEIILHFCKSIDIDIDYSGIKNILLEIEDKTYWFKNISKKYIEELIDRSK